The following coding sequences lie in one Oceanicola sp. 502str15 genomic window:
- a CDS encoding DUF2842 domain-containing protein: MALSYKARRRWSLVILLVGLPLYIAFAWWLTSLLPDLPLLVELLVFVILGVAWTIPVRKVFYGVGKDDPDA; this comes from the coding sequence ATGGCACTCAGCTACAAGGCACGGCGGCGCTGGTCCCTGGTCATCCTGCTTGTGGGGCTGCCGCTCTACATCGCCTTCGCCTGGTGGCTGACAAGCCTGCTGCCCGACCTGCCCCTGCTGGTCGAACTGCTGGTCTTCGTCATCCTCGGCGTCGCCTGGACGATCCCGGTGCGCAAGGTGTTCTACGGCGTCGGAAAGGACGACCCCGACGCCTGA
- a CDS encoding transporter substrate-binding domain-containing protein, protein MKSILTLGTALALTAGAALAESHAMTVRIGTEGAYAPFNFINDAGEIDGFEKELGDELCVRAELTCEWVKNDWDSIIPNLVSGNYDIIMAGMSITPERDEVIDFTQNYTPPSNSAYAAASEDVDLEGGVIAAQTATIQAAHVADGGATLLEFATPEETVAAVRNGEADAVFADKDYLVPLVEENAELMFVGDDVPLGGGVGVGLRESDGELKEKLDAAISSMKEDGSLNTMIVKWFGDDAQVYE, encoded by the coding sequence ATGAAATCCATCCTTACGCTGGGCACCGCCCTGGCCCTGACCGCGGGCGCGGCACTTGCCGAAAGCCACGCGATGACGGTGCGGATCGGCACCGAGGGCGCCTATGCGCCGTTCAACTTCATCAATGATGCCGGCGAGATCGACGGCTTCGAGAAGGAGCTGGGCGACGAGCTCTGCGTGCGCGCCGAGCTGACCTGCGAGTGGGTCAAGAACGACTGGGACAGCATCATCCCCAACCTCGTGTCCGGCAACTACGACATCATCATGGCCGGCATGAGCATCACGCCTGAGCGTGACGAGGTGATCGACTTCACCCAGAACTACACCCCGCCCTCCAACAGCGCCTATGCCGCTGCCTCCGAGGACGTGGATCTTGAGGGCGGCGTGATTGCCGCGCAGACCGCCACCATCCAGGCCGCCCATGTGGCCGACGGCGGCGCGACCCTCCTCGAGTTCGCCACCCCCGAAGAGACCGTGGCCGCCGTGCGCAACGGCGAGGCCGATGCCGTCTTTGCCGACAAGGACTACCTCGTGCCGCTGGTGGAAGAGAACGCCGAGTTGATGTTCGTGGGCGATGACGTGCCGCTGGGTGGCGGTGTGGGCGTGGGCCTGCGCGAGAGCGATGGCGAGCTGAAGGAAAAGCTCGATGCCGCCATCTCCTCGATGAAGGAAGACGGATCGCTGAACACGATGATCGTGAAGTGGTTCGGCGACGACGCCCAGGTTTACGAATAA
- a CDS encoding phosphate/phosphite/phosphonate ABC transporter substrate-binding protein, whose product MLEAALPMYLRPETAPALDALWRIIREGIIARGAALSEDLPETLAAPESLWDHWLSPDLVLSQSCSLPFRGRLRGKVEYVTTLDYGLPGCPPGHYNSVIVTRIGARPEGVLAYTSRNSQSGWATAREVMEGGRATARGQISTGAHFASVEAVAEGRADWACIDAQTWAMLRRAEPVTEALEEQFRTAPTPGLPLICAPGQNASEIAAAVEEAVQLADAATRETLGLQGAVRLEPEVYLDMPIPQAPAA is encoded by the coding sequence ATGCTTGAGGCCGCCCTGCCGATGTATCTGCGCCCCGAGACGGCGCCTGCCCTCGATGCGCTCTGGCGGATCATCCGCGAGGGGATCATTGCCCGGGGCGCCGCGCTGTCCGAGGATCTGCCCGAGACGCTCGCGGCCCCGGAGTCGCTTTGGGATCACTGGCTTTCGCCCGATCTGGTCCTGAGCCAGTCCTGCTCCCTGCCCTTCCGGGGCCGCCTGCGCGGCAAGGTCGAATACGTCACCACGCTGGACTACGGGCTGCCCGGCTGCCCGCCGGGCCATTACAACTCGGTGATAGTCACCCGCATCGGCGCCCGCCCCGAGGGCGTGCTGGCCTACACCTCGCGCAACAGCCAGTCGGGCTGGGCCACGGCGCGGGAGGTGATGGAGGGCGGGCGGGCCACGGCGCGCGGCCAGATCTCCACCGGCGCGCATTTTGCCTCGGTGGAGGCGGTCGCCGAGGGCCGGGCCGACTGGGCCTGCATCGACGCGCAGACATGGGCCATGCTGCGCCGCGCCGAGCCCGTGACCGAGGCGCTGGAGGAGCAGTTTCGCACCGCCCCCACCCCGGGCCTGCCGCTGATCTGCGCGCCCGGGCAGAATGCCTCGGAAATCGCCGCTGCCGTCGAGGAGGCGGTGCAACTCGCCGATGCGGCCACCCGCGAAACCCTTGGGTTGCAAGGGGCCGTGCGGTTGGAGCCGGAGGTTTATCTCGACATGCCTATTCCGCAGGCACCTGCCGCCTGA
- a CDS encoding TerB family tellurite resistance protein, giving the protein MIAEFLARLTGTAKAEDQVLPPLDARLALAALLVRMAKSDHSYQASEIGLIDRFLSQRFGLNVVEAAKLRATAEKLEHQAPETEVFTGLIRDAVSYNERVEVLDALWQVVMADGEEKPEEAEMIGFAAGALGVAEADAAALEARYMP; this is encoded by the coding sequence ATGATTGCAGAGTTTCTTGCAAGGCTGACGGGCACGGCGAAGGCTGAGGATCAGGTGTTGCCGCCGCTGGATGCGCGCCTCGCGCTGGCGGCCCTGCTGGTGCGGATGGCCAAGAGCGACCACAGCTACCAGGCCAGCGAGATCGGGCTGATCGACAGGTTCCTGTCGCAGCGCTTCGGGCTGAACGTGGTGGAGGCGGCCAAGCTGCGCGCCACGGCGGAGAAGCTGGAACATCAGGCGCCGGAGACGGAGGTGTTCACCGGGCTGATCCGCGATGCGGTGAGCTACAACGAGCGGGTCGAGGTGCTGGATGCGCTCTGGCAGGTGGTGATGGCCGACGGCGAGGAAAAGCCGGAGGAGGCCGAGATGATCGGCTTTGCCGCCGGGGCGCTTGGCGTGGCCGAGGCCGATGCTGCTGCACTCGAGGCCCGCTACATGCCGTAG
- a CDS encoding adenylosuccinate synthase — translation MANVVVVGAQWGDEGKGKIVDWLSERADVICRFQGGHNAGHTLVIDGEVYKLHALPSGVVRAGKLSVIGNGVVLDPWHLLKEIATIRAQGVEITPETLMIAENTPLILPFHGELDRARESQNSVAKIGTTGRGIGPAYEDKVGRRVIRVADLADGPTLELRVDRALVHHNALRSGLGLEAIDRDALIAQLKEIAPKILEFAAPVWKVLNEKRKAGKRILFEGAQGALLDIDFGTYPYVTSSNVIAGQAATGVGVGPGAVEFVLGIVKAYTTRVGEGPFPTELHDADGERLGTRGHEFGTTTGRKRRCGWFDACLVRQTCAISGMNGISLTKLDVLDGFETLKICTGYELDGKQLDYLPTAADEQARCTPVYEEMPGWSESTEGARSWNDLPANAIKYVKRIEELIDCPVALLSTSPERDDTILVTDPFAD, via the coding sequence ATGGCAAACGTTGTCGTCGTCGGCGCCCAGTGGGGTGACGAGGGAAAAGGCAAGATCGTCGATTGGCTCTCGGAGCGCGCCGACGTGATCTGCCGCTTCCAGGGCGGGCACAACGCGGGCCATACGCTGGTGATCGACGGCGAGGTCTACAAGCTGCACGCGCTGCCCTCGGGCGTGGTGCGTGCGGGCAAGCTCTCGGTCATCGGCAACGGCGTGGTCCTCGACCCCTGGCACCTGCTGAAAGAGATCGCCACGATCCGCGCCCAAGGCGTGGAGATCACCCCCGAAACCCTGATGATCGCCGAGAACACCCCGCTCATCCTGCCCTTCCACGGCGAGCTGGACCGGGCGCGCGAAAGCCAGAACTCGGTCGCCAAGATCGGCACCACCGGCCGCGGCATCGGCCCGGCCTATGAAGATAAAGTCGGCCGCCGGGTGATCCGCGTCGCCGATCTGGCCGATGGCCCCACGCTGGAGCTGCGCGTCGACCGGGCGCTGGTGCACCACAACGCGCTGCGCTCCGGCCTGGGGCTCGAGGCGATCGACCGCGATGCGCTGATCGCCCAGCTCAAGGAGATCGCACCGAAAATCCTCGAGTTCGCCGCCCCCGTCTGGAAGGTGCTGAACGAAAAGCGCAAGGCGGGCAAACGCATCCTCTTCGAAGGGGCACAGGGCGCGTTGCTTGATATCGACTTCGGCACCTACCCCTATGTCACCTCCTCCAACGTGATCGCCGGTCAGGCGGCCACCGGCGTCGGCGTTGGCCCCGGCGCGGTCGAGTTCGTGCTCGGCATCGTCAAGGCCTACACCACCCGCGTCGGCGAAGGCCCGTTCCCGACCGAGCTGCACGATGCCGACGGCGAGCGCCTCGGCACCCGTGGCCACGAGTTTGGCACCACCACGGGGCGCAAGCGCCGCTGCGGCTGGTTCGACGCCTGCCTCGTGCGCCAGACCTGCGCGATTTCGGGCATGAACGGCATCTCCCTCACCAAGCTCGACGTGCTCGACGGCTTCGAGACCCTCAAGATCTGCACCGGCTACGAACTCGACGGCAAGCAGCTCGACTACCTGCCCACCGCCGCCGACGAGCAGGCCCGCTGCACGCCGGTCTACGAGGAAATGCCGGGCTGGTCCGAAAGCACCGAGGGCGCCCGCTCCTGGAACGACCTGCCCGCCAATGCGATCAAATACGTCAAGCGGATCGAGGAGCTGATCGACTGCCCGGTGGCCCTGCTCTCCACCTCGCCCGAGCGCGATGACACCATCCTCGTCACCGACCCCTTCGCGGATTGA
- a CDS encoding GNAT family N-acetyltransferase, which yields MPRSFTIRPARFGDARALARVQVAAWHATYTGMVPATMIETTTLERKQELWSRLLTQEEAPANPCRTLLCESTRVEGFIRIGPQRTERHKANWPGEIECLYIAPGAQGQGRGRALLAAGAALLQRAGLAPATLWVMSANTRARAFYEKLGGIYLEEQRVPVHDESFDEVAYSWRDLSALL from the coding sequence ATGCCCCGATCCTTCACCATCCGTCCCGCCCGCTTTGGCGATGCCCGCGCGCTGGCCCGGGTGCAGGTGGCCGCGTGGCACGCCACATACACCGGCATGGTGCCCGCCACGATGATCGAGACCACCACGCTGGAACGCAAGCAGGAGCTCTGGTCGCGCCTGCTGACGCAGGAGGAGGCCCCCGCCAACCCCTGCCGCACGCTGCTCTGCGAAAGCACCCGGGTCGAGGGCTTCATCCGCATCGGCCCCCAGCGCACCGAGCGCCACAAGGCCAACTGGCCCGGGGAGATCGAATGCCTCTACATCGCCCCCGGCGCACAGGGGCAGGGCAGGGGCCGCGCGCTCCTCGCGGCAGGGGCGGCGCTGCTGCAAAGGGCCGGACTGGCCCCGGCAACGCTCTGGGTGATGTCCGCCAACACCCGCGCCCGCGCCTTCTACGAAAAGCTTGGCGGCATATATCTCGAAGAGCAGAGAGTGCCCGTTCACGATGAAAGTTTCGACGAAGTCGCCTACAGCTGGCGCGACCTCTCGGCGCTTCTCTGA
- a CDS encoding TerB family tellurite resistance protein, protein MFADLIRRLTGEQDTASSDVAPQVAFPALLVRVARADGDYAESEKDMIRGITQRWIGGSPFEAAEVVREAEELEASASDTVRFTRAIKDAVAYEERRKVVEDIWRVVLADGRRDAEEDALMRLVANLLGVNDRDSNIARKAVEAGG, encoded by the coding sequence ATGTTTGCAGATCTCATCAGGCGCCTGACCGGCGAGCAAGACACCGCCTCCAGCGACGTTGCCCCGCAGGTGGCCTTTCCGGCCCTGCTGGTGCGGGTGGCCCGCGCCGATGGCGACTATGCCGAGAGCGAGAAGGACATGATCCGGGGCATCACTCAGCGCTGGATCGGCGGGTCGCCCTTCGAGGCGGCGGAGGTGGTGCGCGAGGCCGAGGAGCTGGAGGCTAGCGCCTCGGACACGGTGCGCTTCACCCGGGCGATCAAGGATGCGGTGGCCTATGAGGAGCGCCGCAAGGTGGTCGAGGATATCTGGCGCGTGGTGCTGGCCGACGGGCGGCGCGATGCCGAGGAAGATGCGCTGATGCGGCTGGTGGCCAACCTGCTCGGAGTGAACGACCGCGACAGCAACATTGCCCGCAAGGCCGTGGAGGCCGGGGGCTGA
- a CDS encoding ATP-binding cassette domain-containing protein, protein MTNPHPVIEIRGLHKAYGSLEVLKGVDMRARKGEVISLIGSSGSGKSTLLRCANLLEDSQQGEILFSGEPVKWKGEGGARRPADSKQVLRIRTNLSMVFQQFNLWSHMTILQNVMEAPVTVLKRDKAEVEAAARGYLDKVGIGDKADVYPAQLSGGQQQRAAIARALAMEPEALLFDEPTSALDPELEQEVVKVIKALAEEGRTMLLVTHDMRMARDVSDHVLFLHKGLVEEEGAPAELFGAPKSERLRQFLSHSGEMA, encoded by the coding sequence GTGACCAACCCGCATCCCGTCATCGAAATCAGAGGCTTGCACAAAGCCTACGGCAGCCTTGAGGTGCTCAAGGGCGTTGATATGCGCGCCCGCAAGGGCGAGGTGATCTCGCTCATCGGCTCTTCGGGCTCGGGCAAATCGACCCTTCTGCGCTGCGCCAACCTTCTGGAAGACAGCCAGCAGGGCGAGATCCTGTTTTCAGGCGAGCCGGTGAAGTGGAAGGGAGAGGGCGGAGCGCGGCGGCCGGCCGATTCAAAGCAGGTTCTGCGGATCCGCACCAACCTCAGCATGGTGTTTCAGCAGTTCAACCTCTGGTCCCACATGACCATTCTGCAGAACGTGATGGAAGCGCCGGTGACGGTGCTCAAGCGCGACAAGGCAGAGGTGGAGGCCGCCGCGCGCGGCTATCTCGACAAGGTCGGCATCGGCGACAAGGCCGATGTTTACCCGGCCCAGCTTTCGGGCGGGCAGCAGCAGCGGGCCGCAATTGCGCGCGCGCTGGCGATGGAGCCCGAGGCGCTGCTGTTCGACGAGCCGACCTCGGCGCTCGACCCCGAGCTGGAGCAGGAAGTCGTCAAGGTTATCAAGGCTCTGGCCGAAGAAGGCCGGACCATGTTGCTGGTGACGCATGACATGCGGATGGCGCGGGATGTGAGCGACCATGTGCTGTTTCTGCACAAGGGTCTGGTGGAGGAAGAGGGCGCACCGGCGGAGCTGTTCGGCGCCCCGAAATCGGAGCGGCTGCGCCAGTTCCTGTCGCATTCCGGCGAGATGGCCTGA
- the secG gene encoding preprotein translocase subunit SecG: MENVLLIVHLILALGLIGVVLLQRSEGGMGSMSGGGGGGGVMSGRAAATALAKLTWILAIGFICTSIALTVLAAADAGSSSVVDRIIDSGDTSAPAGDGALPAGEDLLPPSADGDAPLVPQAAD; this comes from the coding sequence ATGGAAAACGTCCTCCTCATCGTCCACCTGATTCTGGCCCTGGGCCTGATCGGCGTGGTGCTGCTTCAGCGCTCTGAGGGGGGCATGGGCTCGATGAGTGGCGGCGGTGGCGGTGGCGGCGTGATGAGCGGCCGTGCGGCGGCGACGGCGCTGGCCAAGCTGACCTGGATCCTTGCCATCGGCTTCATCTGCACCTCGATCGCGCTGACCGTTCTGGCCGCGGCCGATGCCGGCTCGAGCTCGGTGGTGGATCGCATCATCGACAGCGGCGACACCTCGGCCCCGGCCGGCGACGGTGCCCTGCCCGCCGGCGAAGACCTGCTTCCGCCGAGCGCGGACGGCGACGCCCCGCTGGTGCCGCAAGCCGCCGACTGA
- a CDS encoding ABC transporter permease yields MSCAETIADYAFRSLGYGERLLPRSDFTLCQHFVLIGSGLFWNVYFGLVALCSGFFLAIVVALGKASANPWLRKPAEWFILIFRGTPFFIQCFFAYFAFLSLKSQYAFFDAFTSAWLGAVIVLFLNTSAYSGEIFYGALRSIPKGDIEAADAYGLSGWHRFRRITFPTMLRLGWPAYTNEAIFLFHTTTLVFFSGFPARQQAGDALYYASYFADKTFNPFIPYPILAFYFILLTLCIIGVYTVIGRRLNRHLPQERRVKFKLRPQLIR; encoded by the coding sequence ATGAGTTGCGCAGAAACCATCGCCGATTACGCCTTCCGCTCGCTGGGCTATGGCGAGCGGCTCTTGCCGCGCAGTGACTTCACGCTGTGCCAGCATTTCGTGCTGATCGGCTCGGGGCTGTTCTGGAACGTCTACTTTGGCCTCGTGGCGCTCTGCTCGGGGTTCTTTCTGGCGATCGTGGTGGCGCTGGGGAAGGCCTCGGCCAACCCCTGGCTACGCAAGCCAGCGGAGTGGTTCATCCTGATCTTCCGGGGCACGCCCTTCTTCATCCAATGTTTCTTCGCCTATTTCGCCTTCCTGTCGCTGAAGAGCCAATACGCCTTCTTCGATGCCTTCACCTCGGCCTGGCTGGGGGCGGTGATCGTGCTGTTCCTGAACACCTCGGCCTATTCGGGCGAGATCTTCTATGGCGCGCTGCGTTCGATCCCCAAGGGCGATATCGAGGCGGCGGATGCCTATGGGCTGAGCGGCTGGCACCGGTTCCGGCGCATCACCTTTCCCACCATGCTGCGGCTCGGTTGGCCGGCCTATACCAATGAGGCGATCTTTCTGTTTCACACAACGACGCTGGTGTTTTTCAGCGGGTTTCCGGCACGCCAGCAGGCGGGAGATGCGCTTTATTATGCCAGCTACTTTGCCGACAAGACCTTCAACCCCTTCATCCCCTACCCGATCCTCGCCTTCTATTTCATCCTGCTGACGCTCTGCATCATCGGGGTCTACACGGTGATCGGGCGGCGGCTGAACCGGCATCTGCCGCAGGAGCGCCGGGTGAAATTCAAGCTGAGGCCGCAGTTGATCCGATGA
- a CDS encoding transporter substrate-binding domain-containing protein, giving the protein MRGLRLALAALAAVVSGLGADAGALAQEVRIGTEAAFPPYTFRDRAGELRGFDIELGNEICRRSGLECKWVVNDWESILPNLLDGKYDVVMAGMAVTAERARRVAFSLGYETGSNAASAILVRSGEATSDLPRVGVQGATIHEDWARAMELRVSTYPTLVAAVEALFAGRVDEVMGPEAFLAGVARNAGGRVELAETFGIPSGDTAAAFRKEDVALRETFDSAIAEMLADGSIAAMTDKWFQAGDGTE; this is encoded by the coding sequence ATGCGCGGGCTGCGCCTTGCCCTTGCCGCCCTCGCGGCGGTTGTCTCGGGCCTCGGCGCCGATGCGGGCGCGCTTGCGCAGGAGGTGCGGATCGGCACCGAAGCCGCCTTTCCGCCCTATACCTTCCGCGACCGGGCGGGCGAGCTGCGGGGGTTCGACATAGAACTCGGCAACGAGATCTGCCGCCGCAGCGGGCTGGAGTGCAAATGGGTGGTGAACGATTGGGAGAGCATCCTGCCCAATCTGCTCGACGGAAAATACGACGTGGTGATGGCCGGGATGGCCGTGACCGCCGAGCGGGCCCGAAGGGTGGCCTTTTCGCTCGGCTACGAGACCGGCAGCAACGCGGCCTCGGCCATTCTGGTGCGCAGCGGCGAGGCGACCTCAGACCTGCCCCGGGTCGGCGTACAGGGCGCGACGATTCACGAAGACTGGGCGCGGGCGATGGAGTTGCGGGTCTCGACCTACCCCACGCTGGTGGCCGCCGTTGAGGCGCTCTTTGCCGGCCGGGTCGACGAGGTGATGGGGCCAGAGGCCTTTCTGGCCGGTGTGGCTCGCAACGCCGGCGGCAGGGTCGAGCTGGCCGAGACCTTCGGCATCCCCTCGGGCGACACCGCAGCCGCCTTCCGCAAAGAAGACGTGGCGCTGCGCGAAACATTCGATTCCGCCATTGCCGAGATGCTTGCCGATGGCAGCATCGCGGCGATGACAGACAAGTGGTTCCAGGCCGGGGACGGCACGGAATAA
- a CDS encoding ABC transporter permease translates to MFEYCTDPEALSGLTWLSCYLTTGVHYSFYAAFGKVLLLLALAAPSALLMGFLGAMAARSLIAPLRWIGKGYISVVRGVPDVAFFLFFVIALDQGFEWARHKIKCPEWTEPIRQGSDFLVCPAAKLPLGTAPEWQHESYGFLLAVLTFAIVFGAFAANVIFGAMKAVPRAQMETAEAYGMSRRQAFWRVMVPQMWVYALPGLSNTWMVLIKATPLLFLLGIEDIVYWARELGGTKTARFSDYPHGDWRMWYFLALLVFYLGFTRISEVVLRRLNARLSRGQATAAGEAQRKANA, encoded by the coding sequence ATGTTTGAATATTGCACCGATCCCGAAGCGCTGAGCGGCCTGACATGGCTGAGTTGCTACCTCACGACCGGGGTGCACTATTCTTTCTATGCCGCCTTCGGAAAGGTGCTGCTGCTGCTGGCGCTGGCCGCCCCTTCTGCCCTGCTGATGGGCTTTCTGGGGGCCATGGCCGCCCGCTCGCTGATCGCGCCGCTGCGCTGGATCGGCAAGGGCTATATCTCGGTCGTCCGGGGCGTGCCGGATGTGGCCTTCTTCCTGTTTTTCGTGATCGCGCTCGATCAGGGCTTCGAGTGGGCGCGTCACAAGATCAAATGCCCGGAGTGGACCGAGCCGATCCGTCAGGGCAGCGATTTTCTGGTCTGCCCCGCCGCGAAGCTGCCGCTGGGCACTGCGCCGGAGTGGCAGCATGAGAGCTATGGCTTTCTGCTGGCGGTGCTGACCTTTGCCATCGTCTTCGGGGCCTTTGCGGCCAACGTGATTTTCGGGGCGATGAAGGCGGTGCCGCGGGCGCAGATGGAAACCGCCGAAGCCTATGGCATGAGTCGGCGTCAGGCCTTCTGGCGGGTGATGGTTCCGCAGATGTGGGTTTATGCGCTGCCGGGCCTTTCGAACACCTGGATGGTGCTGATCAAGGCCACGCCGCTGCTGTTCCTGCTCGGGATCGAGGATATCGTCTACTGGGCGCGGGAGCTGGGCGGAACCAAGACGGCGCGCTTCTCGGACTATCCGCATGGTGACTGGCGGATGTGGTACTTCCTCGCGCTGCTGGTCTTCTATCTCGGCTTCACCCGGATCTCGGAGGTGGTGCTGCGGCGGCTGAATGCGCGGCTTTCGCGCGGGCAGGCCACGGCTGCCGGGGAAGCACAGAGGAAGGCAAACGCATGA
- a CDS encoding CTP synthase — translation MARFIFITGGVVSSLGKGLASAAMGALLQARGYSVRLRKLDPYLNVDPGTMSPFEHGEVFVTDDGAETDLDLGHYERFTGVAARQTDSVSSGRIYSNVLEKERRGDYLGKTIQVIPHVTNEIKDFISIGEDEVDFMLCEIGGTVGDIEGLPFFEAIRQFAQDKPRGQCIFMHLTLLPFIKASGELKTKPTQHSVKELRSIGLAPDILVCRGEGAIPQKEREKLALFCNVRPEAVIAAPDLASIYEAPLAYHREGLDQAVLDAFQISPAPRPNLTRWEDVYDRIHRTDGEVKVAIVGKYTQLEDAYKSIAEALTHGGMANRVKVKIEWVDAELFDREDAAPHLEGFHAILVPGGFGERGTEGKIKAAQFARERKVPYLGICLGMQMAVIEAARNLAGLEKAGSEEFDHEAGKKRFEPVVYHLKEWVQGNEKVKRKKSDAKGGTMRLGAYDAVLKSGSKVAEIYGGTAIDERHRHRYEVDIAYKDKLEESGLAFAGMSPDGRLPEIVEVKDHPWFIGVQFHPELKSKPFAPHPLFADFVRAAVENSRLV, via the coding sequence ATGGCACGTTTCATTTTCATCACCGGCGGCGTGGTTTCTTCTCTCGGGAAGGGTCTTGCCTCGGCGGCCATGGGGGCGCTGCTCCAGGCGCGGGGCTACTCGGTGCGGCTGCGCAAGCTCGACCCCTACCTGAACGTCGATCCGGGCACGATGAGCCCGTTCGAGCATGGCGAGGTGTTCGTGACCGACGATGGCGCCGAGACCGACCTCGACCTTGGCCATTACGAGCGGTTCACCGGGGTTGCGGCGCGGCAGACGGATTCTGTCAGCTCGGGGCGGATCTATTCCAACGTGTTGGAGAAGGAGCGGCGGGGGGATTACCTGGGCAAGACCATCCAGGTCATTCCGCACGTCACCAACGAGATCAAGGATTTCATCTCGATCGGCGAGGACGAGGTGGATTTCATGCTCTGCGAGATCGGCGGCACGGTGGGGGACATCGAGGGGCTGCCGTTCTTCGAGGCGATCCGGCAGTTCGCGCAGGACAAGCCGCGCGGCCAGTGTATTTTCATGCATCTCACGCTGCTGCCCTTCATCAAGGCCAGCGGCGAGCTGAAGACCAAGCCGACGCAGCATAGCGTGAAGGAGCTGCGTTCCATCGGCCTTGCGCCGGATATTCTGGTGTGCCGGGGCGAGGGCGCCATTCCGCAGAAGGAGCGCGAGAAGCTGGCGCTGTTCTGCAACGTTCGGCCCGAGGCGGTGATTGCCGCGCCCGACCTTGCCAGCATCTACGAGGCGCCGCTGGCCTATCACCGCGAAGGGCTGGATCAGGCGGTGCTCGATGCCTTCCAGATCTCCCCGGCCCCGCGCCCCAACCTGACCCGCTGGGAAGACGTCTATGACCGCATCCACCGCACCGATGGCGAGGTGAAGGTGGCGATCGTGGGCAAGTACACCCAGCTCGAGGATGCCTATAAATCCATCGCCGAGGCGCTGACCCATGGCGGCATGGCAAACCGGGTGAAGGTGAAGATCGAGTGGGTCGATGCCGAGCTGTTCGACCGCGAAGACGCCGCGCCGCATCTGGAAGGCTTCCACGCGATCCTGGTGCCCGGCGGCTTTGGCGAGCGCGGCACGGAGGGCAAGATCAAGGCGGCGCAGTTCGCCCGCGAGCGCAAGGTGCCCTATCTCGGGATCTGCCTTGGGATGCAGATGGCGGTGATCGAGGCGGCGCGCAACCTCGCCGGGCTGGAGAAGGCCGGGAGCGAGGAGTTCGACCACGAGGCCGGGAAGAAGCGCTTCGAGCCGGTTGTCTACCACCTCAAGGAGTGGGTTCAGGGCAACGAGAAGGTGAAGCGCAAGAAGTCGGATGCCAAGGGCGGCACCATGCGGCTGGGGGCCTATGACGCGGTGCTGAAGAGCGGCAGCAAGGTGGCCGAGATCTACGGCGGCACGGCAATCGACGAGCGCCACCGCCACCGCTACGAGGTCGACATTGCCTACAAGGACAAGCTCGAGGAGAGCGGGTTGGCCTTTGCCGGGATGAGCCCCGATGGCCGCCTGCCCGAGATCGTGGAGGTGAAGGACCATCCGTGGTTCATCGGGGTGCAGTTTCACCCCGAGCTGAAGAGCAAGCCGTTTGCGCCCCACCCGCTGTTTGCCGACTTCGTGCGCGCGGCGGTGGAGAACTCGCGGCTGGTTTGA